The Mercurialis annua linkage group LG7, ddMerAnnu1.2, whole genome shotgun sequence genome includes the window CTTAGCGTATTCATTGATCCCGGCGGACCTGCACCGCAGGTTCCACCGATAACATTGATAATTTTCCTCCAGTCTCACAGTCTCCATGACGAGATAGCTCctctggttttgtttcttttccttCATTCCTTCCATCTTCTTTAAACCTAAAGCTCTCCCCTTCCAGATTAGTGATATCCAGTAGAGGGCCGAATTTTGCGAAGCCTTTCTTCCCCCTGTGGGCCTTCTTAAAAGAATTATTcttttttcccaattttcctgCATTTATGGGCTTTGCCCCATAATGAAGcccatttttttctttgaatttcCCCTTAATGCGCGCCAATATATCCTCCCCCTTATTTTCATAGAGATTGGTTATGCTAACATCCACTAACTCCATAGAGTTGGCTGATGTGCCCTCCTTTTGCAGCTCATGATTCAAATTTCCTATTGACGGTATGGTTTTGTGCTTTCCAACACCTGCCAAATCAGAAAACTCCTTATCTCTAGCCCCCAAATCAGCTATACTTTTCTCCTTTATTCCTTGAAACCCTCCTAGGGAAACTCCACTACTCTCCTTCTTCTCCTCCAAGCTCAGCTCTTTCAACAATGGTGGTTTTGTTAAAGGTTCAAAATTTTCCTCATTACCGCCTCCTTGCCTGAACCGCTTGTTCCCTCCTGTGACCTTTTGGATTGGCCCAGCTCGAATCCAATCCgagtatttataatttgaacTTTCCCCTCCCAATTTACACTCAGAACCAGGATGCCCTAGCACACCACATTTGAGACACAACTCTGGCAATTTTTCGTACCTTAGAGCCGCTGTGACCACCGTCCCTATCTCATCCATTTTGACCCTTAACCCTCTCTTCAAAGGTTTCAAAATGTTCACTCTAATTCGAACTCGTATGTACTTTCCTAAACAATCTCCAGATGCTCCTGGATCAACCTCCTCCACCAAACCTATCTGAGATCCCAAAGATCTTCCGGCTTCTTTGTTCAAGCACATCAATGGTAAATTGTGTATTTGTATCCAAAAGGACACTTGATCAAACTTTGCATGTCTGAAGTCCCCCACCCCTGTTGGTTCTTCCAGAACTATTAGTTTTTCCTGAAAATTCCATGGCCCTCCTTTCCAGACCCTTCTCCTATCTTCTAGAGAACTGAAATGAAACACGAAGGTGTTAATATCTACCATCTCAACCACCAAAGTCCCTTTTGTCCTCCAAATGTAATTCAGAGAGCCAATCAGTCCTTCCCTATTAATTTTCTTCGTTGATAACACCTTTCCGAACAATGAGCTCGCAACTTTCTGGGCTCCAGCTTTTCTCGCCTCCACCCCCAGATCACATTCAACTATATCTTCATCATCAGACAAAGACAATTGATACAAGGATAGAGAATCCATGATTTTTGACTATTCTAACTAGAGAAATCTATAGAGAAAGAGCTGCTCTTTTTTAGAAAGAGAAAAAAGGGATAATCCTTAACCCCTTTGAATTGTACTTAAAAATGGCTATAATTATCTAGCTTCTATTTTTGATACTTACATTGTAAAATTGTTGTGTAATATATTTAGCCATTTAGGAGTTGGCCACTTAGATTTGATTTAAGTCTGTAAAAATTGCTTATTTCAGCTTtgtaatttttgatatttaatttcaatttaagtattaatttaaaacGGTTAACCGACTAACCGAACCGCGGTTAACCAAACTTtcgattaaccgaaccgaattaaccgcTAACCGAAGAGGCACAATTTGGCATTCATTTTTAAGGGTTGGTCTGGTTTAGTTTCAGATTTCTctgaatcgaaccgaaccgaaccaaaccgagcTCACCCCTAGGTTGAACCATTCAAGTCCCATAAAAAACATGGCCTTAACGCCTATACGGGGACAAGGAGATGCATAAAAAGATAGAGATCAACATGAAAAAGGAATGAGATAAGGGGTCCATTATTGAGACTTCtaaaccaaaatcaaaattcaagcACAAGAGAGTATTAGGTCCTCATATTAGTGTAAAACAAGTCTATTGTTCAGATTTTAGTGAATAAATTAGCTTGTTTCCAGCGTTCAGTCAGATATTTAGCAGTTCATATTAGCAATGTCGGTATAATGTTATAGGCTTTAAGGCCATGAGAttgagaaaagaaaaataaagaaagaagacCAACACATGCAAGTCTATTTCATGGTCAGCACACAAAGCCTCAAAACTCATGTTTATCAGATACAATTCTATAGAAATTACATAGTTATCAAAACTCATGTTTTTCTGCTAAGACCCAATTATAAGATTCTACGGAGGAACCGAAAATTATTCGTTATCAGATGCAATTCTATAACTATTATCCAATTTGCTTTAAAAAAGCATGGTAAGAAGGGAGTGCCGGACGCAAGTTTGTAACGGACAGACAATGTAATTGGTTGCCATGTTAGATCCTcagatccaaaagtttaaactaGCGGATTGAGAAATATTTATTAgcttattttcaaaaattgttTTTGTTGAGACATAATACGAAGAATTAATTCAAGCCATGATGCAAGTAAGTAATCACTACTTGCACTAACAGAACCATAGGcacaaatacttttattttccaCAAGTTATGCTTCGGTTTTGTGGCTGATTTGGAAGAAAAACTATTTAACATTTGctaaatataaaccatagacgaatcaaaaacttttaaaacatttgctGAATATAAAGAGGTTTGTTTGAACAGTGGCAGAGCAATTTAATTAATCCTCAGGTGCTTGTAAATCAAAGTTAAGGATACAGAACTAAACAACCAAATCTGAATGGATGCAGCTCACAcaataaaatacaataaatttaCCAGGAGCAATCTTGAGAAGGGATAGAGGAGGACGGCAATTAGGGTTGTAAATGAATTGAGCCGTTCTCGAGCAGTTCGGTGTTCTGCTCGATAAGAGTTTGGTTCGTGTTCGTTCGTATGttaaacgaaccgagctcgaacctgattttatgttcgttaatttaaacgagccgaacatgaacacatTGGTGTTCGGCTAGTTTATATTCACAAACAACTCGATTAGTAGTTTGTGAATAAGTGACTAACCTGCATTTTTACCTGCTAACGAAACCGGCTGGAACAACCAATTtgtaattatttaacaagttcagacactatattaatataaatttttgttaagaCACTATATTGTCATTCTTTAAAAGTTCAGACATCAGAAGTTTATTAATCCCTTTAAAATCCAAACCACCATCTCTAGTAACTCTAATCTAGGGATGTGCATTCGATATTACGGTGCGGTTCGGAAGTGAAATTATCAAAACCGTTCAGTTTTTTAAGAAatcaaaaaccgaaccgaaatttgaGGAAAAATTCGGTTTAATTCGGTTCGTTTTTTCGGttttaccaaaataaaaaattaatattttttaaaaaacatttacttataaacaatcaaaattaaataaaaaagttaagtaaactatttttaaaaattaaattaaagtcaTATTGTAAtgtttcatatattttaataattaaatataaagtaaaataatattatttttaaaaaaatttaatagtatttaaaaaaaatagatatttcGATTTTTTctggtttttggttttttaaaacttaaaaccgaaccgaaccgaaatgtataaaaaatctaaattttaaaaccaaaccgGCATTTTCAGTTCGATTTTCGGTGCGGTTCAGTTTTTGCACACTCCTGATCTAATCAACTCCAAGACTCCAACGCTCAATCTAATCTAATCTCTTCACTTCGTCTCAACGTTGCAGCTCCTTCGTTTTGGTACAAGAAGACGGGCTGCTCTGCTGTTTCAACGTTGCAGATCCGACGACCGCCACTGTTGCTCCAACGTCGACTGCTCTGCTTCCCGAAGGTAAATGATTTTTGTTTGGGTTTCTTTATGTTACTGTATTATGAGGGTTTAAAGTTTATGTTTAgttctaattattttattggaTACTCTAGCCATGATTTAGGAGTCTTTGTTCTAATTGAAATTCACAGATTATTTAGTTGGATGTTTTAACTTTGCATCTATGAGATCAGAGCTACTAAATTAGAACTCTTATTATCCATTTCTGCTATAATTGATTTAATCTTCTTTCTCTTATACAAATAGTTCAGTTTCAGCAATAATTTATTGTCAGTTTTGACGTTTTAAAAAACTTGtatgatatttaaaattgttgttTATTTATGTGAGCTTCTTGGAGAATTGGTGTCTAAGAACTGCTCTTGATTCGTCTAATCAACAAGTGAAGAACTAAACATATGGGCAAAATAAAGCTCAAGTATGACGGGGAATCCCCTGATTATTAGAAATAGAAGCACTACTTAGTATAAAAGGATATCATCTGGCATCAAAGTACAGAAATAGTCTCCCTTGCAATGCCATTCTACTGAAGATATTGTCTGCAAGATAGTTAGTGATTAAATGTTTTAAGTTTGTATTGGAGTAATCTGTATTGTTTTAAGtgattaaatgttttaatttgattggagTAATCTGTAATTTTCGTTCTTCTTGTTAATGTATTGATCGTTGGTGTTGCTGTTATCGCAGTAGCAATGAAGGTGCGATCATCAGTGAAGAAGATGTGCGACTTCTGTCAGGTTGTTAAAAGAAGAGGACGCGTTTATGTGATTTGTACTTCTAACCCTAAGCACAAGCAGCGCCAAGGAATGTCCACTTTTGCTTTCGAACATGGGTATGTATGtctattttgttttcaaactaaTTACTCAGTGATTCATTGGGATTATttgattgttttagtttgatGTACTAAGTTATTTTCACAAATTTACAAGTTTTAAGAGTTAAGAATTTAGGAGGTTTTGACTGGAAAATTGGTTGAAATTGTATAATTGTCTCAAATATTGGTGTATCCCTTTTATGTAAAGTTTATTATACAATCTTTGCATAGAGTTTAAAGGAAAGGTTTCTCATGTTCTGATTCTTGTGCACTTTTGTGCTATATGATGCCCTTTTAGACATTAGGTGAAACCCTAATTTTCTCTGTAGCATAACGGAAAGAACATTTCAAGTCTCGATTATTTGATTTCGTGTTTAGCAACAAGGCTGGTTTTCGTTTTATAACTTGGAGATTTAGTACTTACATTTTACTCTCTTAACTATAAGCGTATTGTTCGTCTATTGATTTTTTGCtcctttttgttttgttttggatAATAGAAAATTACTTTTTATGTGGAAATGAAGCTAAATAAATTGTTTGATCAGATTATTCGAAAGAACTCTAGATTGTTGGTTGGATTAATCTAAATAGATTCATACCGTTCAGTCAACGAACGGAGAGTATCTTGTCCCCAATCGTATAACTAGGTGGTTTAATTTTGAGAACAAGCACATTGGCAATCACTTATTAGTTGATGTATCTGTTTGATAATGAAGTGCATCAACAGTCAGCTTGTGAGAAGCAGGGTTAGTGGGATCAGTGTTGGTCGTATTCTGTACATAGCACCCGTAGGCGGTAGGCGTTCATGATTCATAGATTTATAGTGTAAAACCAGCCATAGTGGAGTACCACTACACTACCACCAAATTGGTGTAGGAAGGTTCTAAACGCGCGACAGCATTTAGCAAATGGTATTGAAGAGGACTGCATGGCTAAATGTCATAGTATATGGTCAATTTTGGTTTTGAAAAGATGCGTGGCTAtcactaattaaatatttaggcTGATGCACTGATGTCATAGTACGTGGCCAATTTCTTTAGACCGTTTTTTTAGAAACTTTGGTTGAACGATTATTGATGAAATTTCTGTTCTGGTGGCTTCATTTCCAGGTCTGTGAAATCTAGTGCTAAGCAGGAGATTGCACCCAGTCTCGGCATGGGGATAGGTCTGGCTTCTGTCCTACCGAAAAAGCATGAACCATCGATAATGTTTGGATGGAGTTCGAGCCTATCATCTCTCATTTTTAAACAAGGGAAGTAGCCTGAGATAACTCGAAGGAAATGGATTAAGCTTGTAATACTTCTGCATTGCATTGTACAAGTGAAAATGTGGATACCTAAAAAGGTTCTACTTGTACATTTGAAGTACTTTACTTTGCCGGAGATAATTCCATATTAAATAAGTAGAGAATAgtataattatttagaattagaGATCAGTGATGTCTAGCAAAACTTATTAGATTTTGTGCCGATtgaattcaaattttattatttgttggaTGGCCTAATTTTTCCATGGTATTAAAGTTGTTGGTTAAAGGTCCTAACTTTGATGATAACAAAATGCCCATTAGTATTTCCATCAAGTGTTTGTGAATGGTATACTTTATTTAGCTAAACAAAATTTTGTTATCACTTGGTTATTTGCATTAAGACTGAGCTAAACCTTGAAAGCCGTTTCAATAATCatatctactatatatatataaagcaggacATTTTCTCCCTTTGATTGACATGTGGCATTCTCTAATTAatattctatttttcttttttcttcaatatttttattaccaTTTAACATTTATGATTATAACTTTCCTAAACAAAAACGTATTTGACTCCTTAATTGTCATGTTTACtcttaaatttttgattatatttttctaAGAAAGCTAATTAATTAGTTCAATTTTATACTATAAATGTACCTAATATAACTTTCCTTTGTAAATAACTTCCTTTTACAAAGACAATACATCCAATTTTAGTATAAttgagaaattaaataaaataattttttagagaAACATTTCAATATATGGattcaataaattaaacaaCCTTCTAATATTTCCCATCTAGCATTACAATGGTAAAGGTAACAAAATTATAACACTAAATGCATTagattttgaaatattaatttatcattttttattttattttttttagaaataactTCACTAAAAAATCtgaaaccaaaattttaattcaGTGACAATTTTGGGTCAAATGTTTCCAAGATTCAATAGTGCAAGTGGTgtaatttttaatctttaaatccTTCTATTTAATATTAGCGCTTTGctaaattattcataaaatgaAACTGTAAACATAATGATTAatgactttttattttatttttagtaataaGGCACTGATTGGGTTAATTATAGGAgtaattgacaatttaaaattcaaaaaagtaaCCTTCTCATTTACTcttcaaatcaaatttattatcaTAAACTGAAAAGAGATTAAATGTTTAATCTGAAATTGGTTTATGCCCCCACCAAAAGCCAATAACTATCATTGCCAGTAATCTTCTATAAAACCCTTAAGAAGAAGATATGATCCGCCACAAAACAAACTCTATGTTTTGCTCATGGAAATTATTTTACTACCAatgattatttgagatattttatttattaaggtTGGAATTCTTTTGCTCtctctttttaaatatttttttagtattctTATTCTTATCCGTCTGGTTATTTAGaatctttttaatttgattttattaaaatatatttttaaatatctttattTACTATTGCAGGAGCACTTTTATTCATTCATGTAAATATATTTGGCTAATTAGGTACAAGGTGATTCTAAAAATTATTGTTATGTCAttaccattttttatttttattttctatttatcttgatttttctattatattttagtttttacttGATATAATAGTGTTATTATCAGGATTTGACTCCAAAATCCGAAAAGCGACAATAACAAACTAAattgattattaattatttttatttttttcttttgaatgtCAAATGGCACTCCATAACAATctaatatgatatatatatatatatataaagcagaaTATGTTTTCCATTGATTGACACGTAACATTTAAATATAGAGTGTTTACATAATTTCcataaatatactttttttcttttctttattttaatcatCATATTAATTCTCTACATTTTACTATGCCAAATGGCAATCAACTATCAATCACATTAAtggtaattaaatttataagaatTGAATTGGTAACTTAATTTCGTAATTTTTGCATGACTACCCTATTTGATAAATATGCCAATAAAGCTTACTATAATTTTTAGGAAGGTGTGGATTTCATTGGAACCAAATCCACACTTAAAACAAATATCGAAATAATCTAAAGCAAATAGAAGTATTGATGGAAAATGGAAATTGTTtgtcatttaatattttattttgttaacataaacattacaaaactgcAAGCAAATTATAGTAAGCTTAATAATTTCCTTAACTAattgcaaacgttaccaaaataCCAACATATtaacattaatattaaaaaaactccTAAGCTTCtcttaaatcatatttaacttagacaattgaaacgaaattataataatattaatgactAATCAATGGTTCTCACCAAATCTGTATATATAGACTTTGCTtctaaaacattttcaaatcatCTTTTTCATCTATATTAAACCTTCGCGTCCTCTTTTCGATTGGGGGAGAAAACTCAGATTGTATTATGTTATAAGACAAGAAGTTAAGTGAAGATAAAAAGTCAAAGCATTTGAATATTATACAAGGGCttcatattttatatgaatGACATTGTTTTGATAAGAGCAAACGgctattttattttcttgacaAGGTAAGTTATTTGGTAAAGtagtttcaatatttttatatttgcatctttattgaaaaaataaaaaataaaatgacttACTAGGAACGAAAATACTTAAACTCTTTTTCTAGATTTtcttcatttaaaaattattgatcAAGAAAATTTATAATGTTGCAGATTATGTATGAGGAAGCAAGACAAAATGCAAATGAAGCTATTGAAAGTAATGTGAAGGACCTTTTATGACATAAATTAGGCAAGAGATTATTAGTGGAGCATCATTCTTTTTACTATGTCGATAGAATCATATATGTATTAGATTTGTTAAGATTTTGACGAAGATACATATTAatcgttttttaatttttatatttttaattattttcataattatataataaaaacattataaactTAGATTTAATCTTTAATCACATGTAATATTGTttgttataataaatatataaggatgaaaaaaattgtatgtagtaagtaataaattaaaaagtaagaaaataacatataaaagatataattatttataaaatataaatatctcttgaaattaattattataatcaaGTATGGcaataattgataatttaaatttgtactTGATAACTGTTTTTCAATTTACCATGAAATTAGTTTGGCATGGTACATGTAACTGGTGGATCAATTTGTGTAAAAAAGGaaatatatttaacataaaagAGAAACAAGttgtttgttttaaaaatagaataaagcaaaaacaataaaaaatgacaaaggttgaaaaacaattaaaaatctgaaaaatgTTAGTTTCATTGaaatacattattttttataaaattgaaatacgTTAATCAATCAATAGTATATGAtgaaaatcattttcattaCTTTTTTCTTAAGTTCATAATTATTTGCTaccattttattataatatttttatgatgaTTATTTATGAAACTGTCATTATAGTTTATGAAATGAAGGTTGTATATGTATGTGCCTATTATTAATTGTTAGAAATAAGAGATATATGTTgatttttagtaatataattagagttgatttttaataatataatttactttttctATATCCTTTTTTAGATACATAAATAGTATTTACAAtatgtatttttctttattatatatttatttttatttttattactttttataattagaatataaaaataattatatatagatTTTAAGCTTATCAcactcaaataatattaaacaaaaaacGTGCAACGCACGGGTTAAAGCTAGTggttaatatatttttgaagaaATATCCTTAAAATATATGTCCTCCATGGAAGAAAACGAAAATATATCACTCACCTGCacacaaaagaaaaataaaaaaaacgacaACGGGAAAATCAGAATTCATAGGTGTTCTATTAGTGCATGAACGAATCAGGCTTtgcaaaaaacaaacaaaattagcTAAACGGTTCTATTAGTTCGTCAGTATGTATTAGACTCTTAATTTGCCATCTTGCACGTTTAGGCCACCTCCAACCTACTCTATAATTCTATTTTTTCAGAAATAGAGTAAGTTTTTTTCCAAGTACAAATTTTATCTctaattttagataaaaaaagatTCAACCACAAATTCTATCTCTaactctaaaaaaatattttaaaacaacactattttatcattttaacaacttaacttaaattaattttttttacatattcatcctaaaaataaaacatatatatttttatcaatagtaaaacaataaaatttaaataaatatttttatcatataataatacaTATTCtagtaaataaaattgaataaaatattaatagtttcaatatgtaaattaaaaattataattaaataacacaCATACTAAacattacataaaaataatacaaaagatacaataataatacaaaaattaacacaaaaaaataataataaaaaacaataataataaaaatataattatctactaattctcaaaattagcaaaattaACAAATCACTCCCATTGAGAGTGACTTGAACGCTGTTAATAATCCGAAAATTCATGCTCATATTGAAAGTGAacaaacacaaattttaaaaaagagcCCAACAATCTCGATAATAATTTTCCGTTCCCCATTCTTTTGGTGAATATTATGCTAATGTTACCGGAGGTGGAAGTGG containing:
- the LOC126655088 gene encoding uncharacterized protein LOC126655088, which codes for MKVRSSVKKMCDFCQVVKRRGRVYVICTSNPKHKQRQGMSTFAFEHGSVKSSAKQEIAPSLGMGIGLASVLPKKHEPSIMFGWSSSLSSLIFKQGK